One segment of Chloroflexota bacterium DNA contains the following:
- the proB gene encoding glutamate 5-kinase, whose amino-acid sequence MRIVIKCGSSLLTRSDGNLDDGFIADLCEQITGLFEEGHEVMLVSSGAVATGAGILGRRGDGSESTAVRQVLAAVGQSPLIETYRRCLEGHRRLAAQALISRSDLERRSGYLNARNACLALLGMGILPIVNENDVVATEELQFGDNDRLSALVANLVDADILVILTDVDGFYGRAANGEQKLLREVGAITDEHYRLAGAPSGTHSVGGMRSKLDAARLAQSHGAVTVIASGRTPNVTVRIAGGERIGTWFSAPSRRTGSRQRWMLAEFAPCGTIRVDSGAADALRYRRGSLLPVGVLDASGDFERGDLVAVLDADDQEIARGLASYDCQDVSRIAGASSSQISDRLGYEFGAEVIHRNNMVVL is encoded by the coding sequence ATGCGCATAGTGATCAAGTGCGGATCGTCGCTGCTGACGCGGTCCGACGGCAACCTCGATGACGGGTTTATCGCCGATCTCTGCGAGCAGATCACCGGCCTATTCGAGGAAGGCCACGAGGTCATGCTGGTCTCCAGCGGTGCAGTCGCCACCGGGGCCGGCATCCTGGGCCGCCGCGGCGACGGATCGGAATCGACCGCGGTCCGCCAGGTATTGGCCGCGGTGGGTCAGTCGCCGCTTATCGAGACCTACCGCCGCTGTCTGGAAGGACACCGCCGGCTGGCCGCCCAGGCGTTGATTTCGCGTTCCGACCTGGAGCGGCGTTCCGGATACCTAAATGCCCGCAACGCCTGCCTGGCGCTGCTGGGGATGGGGATTCTGCCGATCGTTAACGAAAACGACGTGGTCGCGACCGAGGAACTGCAATTCGGTGACAACGACCGTCTGTCGGCCCTCGTCGCGAACCTGGTGGATGCCGACATCCTCGTGATCCTCACCGACGTCGACGGGTTTTACGGGCGCGCCGCCAACGGCGAGCAAAAGCTGTTGCGCGAGGTCGGCGCCATCACCGACGAGCACTACCGTCTGGCCGGGGCACCCTCCGGGACCCACTCGGTCGGCGGCATGCGTTCCAAGCTCGACGCCGCGCGGCTGGCCCAATCGCACGGCGCGGTAACCGTGATCGCCTCGGGAAGGACGCCCAACGTGACGGTGCGGATCGCCGGGGGCGAGCGGATCGGGACCTGGTTTTCGGCGCCTTCGCGGCGCACCGGTTCTCGCCAGCGCTGGATGCTGGCCGAATTTGCGCCGTGCGGAACGATCCGCGTTGACAGCGGCGCGGCCGACGCCCTGCGCTACCGCCGCGGCAGCCTCCTGCCGGTCGGGGTGCTCGACGCCAGCGGCGACTTCGAGCGCGGCGATCTGGTCGCGGTCCTGGATGCCGACGACCAGGAGATCGCCCGGGGGCTCGCTTCCTACGACTGCCAAGATGTTTCTAGGATTGCAGGAGCCAGTTCCTCCCAGATCAGCGATCGCCTCGGGTACGAATTCGGAGC